Proteins from a genomic interval of Sulfurimonas sp. HSL3-2:
- the flhB gene encoding flagellar biosynthesis protein FlhB has translation MAEDAGEKTEEPTAKKIEDARKKGNVPKSQDASGVITLFVAILAILMLFNFMSEHLVFLVKYFFSMLGTELTRDTLMNIAMVSMREFLIIVIPLSLVVAIAGVLAALAQFGFLFNSDAIAPKFEKLNPISGLKNLFSLKKLLEAVKTTFKSFTTLGIGFYFFYIYTQELPTVALFNLHDQLSWMVEKAIILALIMLFIIGVFAIIDLVIVRKQYFDNLKMSKQEIKDEMKNMEGDPLIKSKIRQIQMQASRKRMMSEVPTADVVVTNPTHYAVAIKYDEKKSRAPIVVAKGMNLMAVQIKKIARENHVHIVQNPPLARSLYAQVEVEREIPEELFAAVAEVLAYVYKMNRK, from the coding sequence ATGGCTGAAGACGCAGGCGAAAAGACAGAAGAACCCACCGCCAAGAAGATAGAGGATGCCAGAAAAAAGGGTAATGTCCCTAAAAGTCAGGACGCCTCTGGAGTCATCACTCTTTTTGTAGCTATTCTTGCTATCTTGATGCTTTTTAACTTTATGTCGGAGCATCTTGTATTTTTAGTGAAATACTTTTTTTCCATGCTTGGTACTGAGCTTACACGTGATACGCTTATGAATATAGCAATGGTCTCTATGAGAGAATTCTTGATCATAGTCATACCGCTTTCGCTCGTTGTCGCAATAGCCGGAGTTTTGGCAGCACTTGCCCAGTTCGGATTTTTGTTTAACAGTGATGCTATTGCCCCGAAGTTTGAGAAGTTAAATCCCATCAGCGGTCTTAAAAACCTTTTCTCTTTAAAGAAACTGCTTGAAGCAGTGAAGACGACATTTAAGTCTTTTACGACTTTAGGCATCGGTTTTTACTTCTTTTATATCTATACACAGGAACTTCCTACTGTCGCACTCTTTAATCTTCACGATCAACTTTCATGGATGGTTGAAAAAGCCATTATCTTAGCGCTTATCATGCTTTTTATTATCGGCGTATTTGCGATCATCGATCTTGTTATAGTAAGAAAGCAGTACTTTGATAATCTTAAAATGAGCAAGCAAGAGATAAAAGATGAGATGAAAAATATGGAAGGGGATCCGTTAATCAAGTCTAAAATTCGTCAGATCCAAATGCAGGCATCAAGAAAAAGGATGATGTCCGAAGTCCCGACAGCAGATGTCGTCGTGACCAATCCGACTCACTACGCTGTTGCGATCAAATATGATGAGAAAAAAAGCCGTGCACCTATTGTCGTGGCTAAAGGGATGAACCTTATGGCGGTTCAGATCAAAAAAATAGCACGTGAAAACCATGTCCATATAGTCCAAAATCCTCCGCTGGCAAGATCTCTTTATGCGCAAGTCGAGGTCGAACGCGAGATACCAGAAGAACTTTTTGCCGCAGTCGCCGAAGTTTTGGCGTATGTATATAAGATGAATAGAAAATAG
- a CDS encoding dihydroneopterin aldolase: MKVYIEDFRFKCIIGILDFERRTPQDVIINLKLVYEFTTDFINYADVAELIKATMQEGKFELIEDALITLFSLLKEKYPNISSLFIKITKPSILENCTVSVSDFQSYP; encoded by the coding sequence TTGAAAGTCTATATAGAAGATTTTAGATTTAAATGCATCATCGGGATCCTCGATTTTGAAAGAAGAACCCCGCAGGATGTCATTATAAATCTTAAATTGGTATATGAGTTCACGACAGATTTTATCAACTATGCAGATGTCGCTGAGCTTATTAAAGCGACTATGCAAGAAGGCAAGTTCGAACTGATCGAAGATGCACTGATCACTCTTTTTTCACTTTTAAAAGAAAAATATCCAAATATCTCTTCACTATTTATCAAGATCACGAAACCTTCGATCTTAGAAAACTGCACAGTCAGTGTAAGCGACTTTCAGAGCTATCCTTAA
- a CDS encoding Ppx/GppA phosphatase family protein translates to MAKITAVIDIGSNSARMVIYEKTSRFAFHLLHEVKSRVRLPENAYKNGGNLQSEAMQRTYDALENFLSIASSFKARKILCVATSALRDAPNKQEFISRVRTGLKLNIKVIDGEKEALYGAIACSNLLPKADALTIDIGGGSTEFSYIINGKVENTLSLALGTVRLKELYFDKNDIEGARAYINQELDKLSDIQISNLIGIGGTFRALSRAIMKDLKYPLNKLHSFEFSAKTMSSFIDKIMNANERKLKSLNIRPDRFDVIKPGSLIISELLKRKSDIDNLITSGVGVREGVYLSDLLRGQKDSGFPANFNPSVRYLLDSYIIDKNHSNHLAKLSKSIFDLTYESYDIDEKYKKALVIGAKLSPIGASLHNYSSNQHSYYLIQTALEYGFTHQEIILIATLTKYAKRKAPATAHITEYKNILPDERVAEFLSFIISLSSALLAHRPRDLKYEIGFSGNCLHVSSKENLYLVKDAVKNLEFPQGIRVEFK, encoded by the coding sequence TTGGCGAAGATAACGGCAGTTATAGATATAGGGTCGAATTCGGCCCGTATGGTTATCTATGAAAAAACTAGCCGTTTTGCCTTTCATCTTCTTCATGAAGTAAAAAGTCGGGTAAGACTTCCGGAAAACGCCTATAAAAATGGCGGTAATCTCCAGAGTGAAGCGATGCAGAGAACTTATGATGCGCTTGAAAACTTTTTAAGTATAGCATCGTCGTTCAAAGCGAGGAAGATTCTTTGTGTTGCAACTTCTGCACTACGTGACGCTCCTAATAAGCAGGAGTTCATATCTCGTGTACGAACCGGTCTAAAACTCAATATAAAAGTCATTGACGGCGAAAAAGAAGCGCTTTACGGTGCTATCGCCTGCTCTAACCTTCTGCCAAAAGCCGATGCTCTTACAATAGATATAGGCGGAGGTTCTACAGAATTTTCTTACATCATCAACGGTAAAGTTGAAAACACTCTCTCACTGGCACTTGGAACCGTAAGGTTAAAAGAGCTCTATTTCGATAAAAACGATATCGAGGGTGCAAGAGCCTATATCAACCAAGAGCTTGATAAACTAAGTGACATCCAGATCTCAAATCTCATAGGGATCGGCGGTACATTCCGTGCGCTTTCACGTGCTATTATGAAAGATCTCAAATACCCTCTTAATAAACTCCATTCATTTGAGTTTTCTGCAAAGACTATGTCTAGTTTTATAGACAAGATCATGAATGCAAACGAGCGTAAACTAAAAAGCCTCAATATCAGACCCGACCGCTTTGATGTCATCAAGCCGGGTAGCCTGATAATCTCGGAACTGCTAAAAAGAAAGAGCGATATCGACAACCTTATTACAAGCGGTGTCGGAGTCAGAGAGGGAGTCTATCTCAGTGATCTGCTGCGCGGTCAAAAGGACAGCGGTTTTCCAGCAAACTTCAACCCTTCTGTCAGATACCTGCTTGATTCGTATATTATCGATAAAAACCATTCAAACCATCTGGCAAAACTTTCTAAGTCGATCTTTGACCTTACCTATGAGAGTTACGATATAGATGAAAAATATAAAAAAGCTCTGGTGATCGGAGCAAAACTTTCGCCTATCGGTGCTTCACTTCATAACTATTCAAGTAACCAGCACAGCTACTATCTTATACAAACAGCGTTAGAGTACGGCTTTACACATCAAGAGATAATACTTATCGCGACTCTTACGAAATATGCAAAAAGAAAAGCGCCTGCTACAGCTCATATAACTGAATATAAGAATATTTTGCCTGATGAACGCGTAGCTGAGTTTTTAAGCTTTATTATTTCTCTTTCATCTGCGTTGCTGGCGCATAGACCAAGAGATCTGAAGTATGAGATAGGTTTCAGTGGAAACTGCTTACATGTAAGCTCAAAAGAGAACCTTTATCTCGTAAAAGATGCGGTCAAAAACCTTGAATTTCCTCAAGGGATAAGAGTAGAGTTTAAATAA
- the nadC gene encoding carboxylating nicotinate-nucleotide diphosphorylase: MIEDFVKATLAEDVGRGDLYALVESSTPASAKIIAKSEGVVAGRKYIDVLAKLEAFEIEWLKSDGEEFVKGDIIAKIKGSSHTLLRCERTLLNMLLHASSIATLTSKYVKLIKPYGTKLLDTRKTRPMLRNFEKYATRTGGAVNHRMGLDDCLMLKDTHLKTIKNLKEYINTAREKIPFTSKIEVEAESFEMAKEAMNAGADIVMCDNMTPEEMKEVVAYKKEHFPSILLEASGNISLETIESYAKTGIDAISSGSLIHQANWIDISMKMD; the protein is encoded by the coding sequence ATGATAGAGGATTTTGTAAAAGCGACACTCGCTGAAGATGTCGGTCGCGGGGATCTGTACGCTCTGGTAGAGAGTTCGACTCCTGCGAGTGCGAAGATAATCGCAAAAAGCGAAGGGGTCGTTGCCGGACGTAAATATATAGATGTTTTGGCTAAACTAGAGGCATTTGAGATCGAATGGCTCAAAAGTGACGGCGAAGAGTTTGTAAAGGGTGATATCATCGCAAAGATAAAGGGCTCTTCACATACGCTTCTAAGATGCGAGAGAACACTGCTAAACATGCTTCTTCACGCAAGTTCGATAGCGACACTTACTTCAAAATATGTAAAGCTGATAAAGCCTTACGGTACAAAACTCTTAGACACAAGAAAAACGCGTCCGATGCTTAGAAATTTTGAGAAGTATGCGACAAGGACAGGCGGTGCGGTCAACCATAGAATGGGACTGGACGATTGTTTGATGCTCAAAGACACGCATTTAAAGACGATCAAAAACTTGAAAGAGTATATAAACACTGCAAGAGAAAAGATCCCTTTTACTTCTAAGATAGAAGTTGAAGCGGAATCGTTCGAGATGGCGAAAGAAGCGATGAATGCGGGCGCAGATATCGTGATGTGTGACAATATGACACCCGAAGAGATGAAAGAGGTCGTTGCATATAAAAAAGAGCATTTCCCATCAATCCTTTTAGAAGCAAGCGGAAATATCTCGCTTGAGACTATAGAATCATATGCAAAAACCGGTATAGATGCCATCAGCAGCGGTTCACTTATCCATCAGGCAAACTGGATAGATATCTCTATGAAAATGGACTAG
- a CDS encoding DHH family phosphoesterase: MRNKDIIEAIEKAKHVVVISHVNPDADSLSSASAVYTYMLKLHKKVSFFCASKHIDENLKFLPWLDKIKNSFPKDADLAISLDCGSYSRLGVELDIDLINIDHHQSNDNYGKYNVVDADAISTTQVLYDFFKANEIDINHKMATALYAGLIDDSSNFLSHKTDHRVFEMAKDLCHLGADSKSCNLFVSQHMSLSAYRIKGAMMLDMQLYNDGKIAVLHVDQKMMQKYGAKANDCEAALEEALHLPTVKVAILLRENKNLTLKASLRSDMSIDVNGIARHFGGGGHPHAAGFTLPDNDMQKATQEIITLLKESI, from the coding sequence ATGAGAAACAAAGATATAATAGAAGCGATCGAGAAAGCAAAGCATGTCGTAGTGATCTCGCATGTCAATCCCGACGCCGATTCATTAAGCAGTGCTTCTGCTGTTTATACTTATATGTTAAAATTGCACAAGAAGGTGTCATTTTTTTGCGCATCTAAGCATATTGACGAGAATTTGAAGTTCCTGCCTTGGCTTGATAAGATAAAAAACAGCTTTCCAAAAGATGCTGATCTGGCGATAAGTCTGGACTGCGGTTCATACTCAAGGCTCGGTGTAGAATTGGATATCGATCTTATAAACATCGACCATCATCAAAGTAATGATAACTACGGCAAGTACAATGTCGTAGATGCAGATGCGATAAGTACGACACAGGTCTTATATGACTTTTTTAAAGCAAATGAGATAGATATAAACCATAAGATGGCGACTGCTCTTTATGCAGGTCTCATCGATGATTCGTCTAACTTTTTAAGTCATAAGACAGATCATAGAGTTTTTGAGATGGCAAAAGATCTATGTCATCTGGGTGCAGATTCAAAATCGTGCAATCTATTTGTATCACAGCATATGTCCCTTTCGGCTTATCGTATAAAAGGTGCAATGATGCTGGATATGCAGCTCTACAATGATGGAAAGATCGCGGTTTTACATGTAGATCAAAAGATGATGCAGAAGTACGGAGCCAAGGCAAACGACTGTGAAGCCGCGCTTGAAGAGGCTTTGCACCTTCCGACGGTGAAGGTCGCGATCTTGCTGAGAGAAAATAAGAACCTGACACTTAAAGCGTCGCTGAGAAGCGATATGAGTATCGACGTAAACGGTATCGCAAGACATTTTGGCGGCGGCGGACATCCTCATGCGGCAGGATTTACACTGCCGGATAATGATATGCAAAAAGCGACACAAGAAATAATTACACTGTTAAAGGAAAGTATATAA
- a CDS encoding YfhL family 4Fe-4S dicluster ferredoxin produces the protein MALLINEECIACDACREECPTMAIEEGDPIYFIDPDRCTECVGVYDEPSCIAVCPVECIVPDKDNVETIAELQYKYKSILAEEE, from the coding sequence ATGGCTTTACTAATAAACGAAGAGTGTATAGCGTGTGATGCATGTCGCGAAGAGTGTCCTACAATGGCAATCGAAGAGGGTGATCCTATCTACTTTATAGATCCGGATAGATGTACAGAGTGTGTCGGTGTTTATGATGAACCTTCATGTATTGCTGTTTGTCCCGTAGAGTGTATCGTACCGGATAAAGATAATGTGGAAACTATTGCAGAACTTCAATATAAATATAAATCAATTTTAGCGGAAGAGGAATAG
- the plsY gene encoding glycerol-3-phosphate 1-O-acyltransferase PlsY yields MDFLFSLNGELFIAAYLVGGIPFGLLLAKFFAGVDVKSSGSGSIGATNVLRVVKETNPALAKKLGAATLALDALKGVVVLTAGHFLGASEATLWGIAVLAVIGHCFSPYLNFEGGKGIATGMGVMMFMLPIETVIALVVWFGFAKTLRISSASSLLGLTALMISSFYIHPDMPHAPVILIGFILFYKHIPNIIRIIQGKEKRVI; encoded by the coding sequence ATGGATTTTTTATTTAGTTTAAACGGTGAACTTTTTATAGCAGCATATCTTGTCGGCGGGATTCCATTTGGACTTTTACTTGCTAAGTTTTTTGCAGGTGTCGATGTAAAATCAAGCGGCAGTGGAAGCATCGGTGCAACAAACGTACTTCGTGTCGTTAAAGAGACAAATCCGGCTTTAGCAAAAAAACTGGGTGCTGCTACACTTGCACTTGATGCACTTAAGGGTGTTGTAGTTTTAACGGCAGGACATTTTCTAGGTGCTAGCGAAGCTACTTTATGGGGTATCGCAGTATTAGCGGTGATCGGTCACTGTTTTAGCCCTTACCTGAACTTTGAAGGCGGAAAAGGGATAGCGACAGGGATGGGTGTTATGATGTTCATGCTCCCAATCGAGACCGTTATCGCTCTTGTCGTATGGTTTGGTTTTGCAAAAACGCTTAGAATCTCATCAGCTTCATCACTTTTAGGTCTTACAGCGCTTATGATCTCAAGTTTTTATATACACCCTGATATGCCCCATGCACCTGTTATACTGATAGGTTTTATCCTGTTTTATAAACATATCCCGAATATCATCAGAATCATCCAAGGGAAAGAGAAAAGAGTAATTTGA
- a CDS encoding HAMP domain-containing sensor histidine kinase has protein sequence MLLQRSIRKRFFIQLIIASASLILIFTSFAYLYIEKSIYDEKRDELIKFAQNIASFKSLYDATVTNPDTLMGLSVELVNLKQQLDYVHMYEKTIKDRTYLTIVYPFKIEDLSYLKITRDITPTKKLLNNILNSIFIINSVGFVLIILYAIALSKMLIAPVTTLSNRLSNMNEHLMQTIKVEELPKEFEPLGITLNHLINRLQNFVKYQKELFIGTAHELKTPLAVIKLKNQVTLIKKRSPEEYIEALKTTNKAVDDMNHIVSNILNIGRQEGAQLEKPAEVDIIAVLKEKANDFKLLAENESKELIMNFKPDLFMATLQVSLLNQIVQNFLQNALKFTPKDKKVTISSYQNYEGLVIEVLDEGCGIDDSVDLFAPFKRQGNKSGVGLGLFLAKSAADAIGAKIELKNREDGISGTKATLTIISKLCCPLHFK, from the coding sequence ATGTTATTGCAAAGAAGTATACGCAAACGCTTTTTTATACAACTTATTATCGCTTCGGCGTCTTTAATATTAATATTCACATCCTTTGCATATCTTTATATCGAAAAATCGATCTATGATGAAAAAAGAGATGAACTTATCAAGTTTGCTCAGAACATCGCTTCTTTTAAATCACTGTATGATGCTACGGTAACCAATCCCGATACTTTGATGGGACTGTCCGTCGAACTTGTAAATCTAAAACAGCAGTTAGACTATGTCCATATGTATGAAAAGACTATTAAAGACAGGACATATCTTACCATCGTCTACCCGTTTAAGATAGAGGATTTAAGCTACTTAAAGATCACAAGAGACATCACTCCGACAAAGAAACTTTTAAACAACATCTTGAACTCGATCTTTATTATCAACAGTGTCGGTTTCGTACTTATCATCCTCTATGCAATTGCTCTGTCTAAGATGCTGATCGCTCCTGTTACCACTCTTTCAAACAGACTTTCAAACATGAACGAACATCTTATGCAGACCATTAAAGTCGAAGAACTTCCAAAAGAGTTTGAACCCCTTGGTATCACACTAAACCATCTTATCAACAGACTTCAAAACTTTGTTAAGTACCAAAAAGAGCTTTTTATCGGTACGGCGCATGAGCTCAAGACTCCTCTTGCCGTCATCAAACTCAAAAATCAGGTCACACTTATTAAAAAACGCTCGCCTGAAGAGTATATAGAGGCCCTGAAGACTACAAATAAAGCTGTTGATGATATGAACCATATCGTCTCAAATATCTTAAATATCGGACGACAGGAAGGTGCTCAGCTTGAAAAACCTGCAGAAGTAGATATCATCGCGGTTTTAAAAGAGAAAGCCAATGACTTTAAACTGCTTGCAGAAAACGAAAGCAAAGAGCTGATCATGAACTTTAAGCCGGACCTGTTTATGGCGACACTGCAGGTCAGCCTTTTAAATCAGATAGTCCAAAACTTTTTGCAAAATGCTCTTAAATTCACACCTAAAGATAAAAAAGTCACTATAAGCAGCTATCAAAACTATGAGGGTCTTGTTATAGAGGTACTTGATGAAGGATGCGGTATCGATGACAGCGTGGATCTGTTCGCGCCGTTTAAGCGTCAAGGCAATAAAAGCGGGGTCGGACTAGGACTCTTTTTAGCTAAAAGTGCAGCCGATGCAATAGGTGCTAAAATAGAATTAAAAAACAGAGAAGACGGGATCTCAGGTACAAAAGCGACACTTACGATTATCTCCAAACTGTGCTGTCCTTTGCATTTCAAATAA
- the hsrA gene encoding homeostatic response regulator transcription factor HsrA: protein MRILIIEDEVTLNKMLAEGLKEFGYQSDVVETLKDGEYYLDIRNYDLVLMDWMLPDGDSVDIIPNIKTNTPKTVVVVLSARDDDESEIEALRAGADDYIRKPFNFDVLIARLEARLRFGGSSIIEIEDLTINPEEEKIIYKEQEIELKGKPFEVLTHLARHRDQIVSKEQLLDAIWEEPELVTPNVIEVAINQIRQKMDKPLGITTIETVRRRGYRFCFPKEVN, encoded by the coding sequence ATGCGCATTCTTATTATAGAAGATGAAGTTACTTTAAACAAAATGCTTGCAGAGGGGCTAAAAGAATTTGGCTACCAAAGTGATGTTGTAGAGACTTTAAAAGATGGTGAATACTACCTTGATATCCGTAACTACGATTTAGTATTAATGGACTGGATGTTACCAGACGGTGATAGTGTAGATATCATCCCTAACATCAAAACAAATACACCGAAAACTGTTGTAGTCGTGCTTTCTGCTCGTGATGATGATGAGAGCGAAATAGAAGCTCTACGTGCGGGTGCTGATGATTATATCCGCAAACCGTTTAACTTTGATGTCCTTATCGCTCGTCTTGAAGCACGTCTTCGTTTCGGCGGAAGTTCGATCATCGAGATCGAAGATCTTACGATCAACCCTGAAGAGGAAAAGATCATCTATAAAGAGCAAGAGATAGAACTTAAAGGGAAACCTTTTGAAGTACTTACTCACTTGGCTCGCCACCGTGATCAGATCGTATCAAAAGAGCAGCTTCTTGACGCTATCTGGGAAGAACCTGAACTTGTAACTCCAAACGTTATCGAAGTTGCGATCAATCAGATCCGTCAAAAAATGGACAAACCTCTAGGAATCACAACTATCGAGACTGTACGTCGTCGTGGTTATAGATTTTGTTTTCCAAAAGAAGTAAACTAA
- a CDS encoding M23 family metallopeptidase produces the protein MRKKRDSSSLLVLIFFISIIGGAIFIFNSSMFERNAPVVKLDNDKYWNLKDPLHVSINDDTGVVSYNITLQVDDKTFNIADEKFISKENNISVEVKAPKQLYRIKTNRAKLIIKARDASKWDFFKGNEIVKEFNFIVDSKRPELVSLANSYAIQKGGSAVVIFKAADEHLKSIKIATNFGKDFLAQPFYKEGYYISLIAWPIKQSSFRATIVVEDMAGNISQEYVRLYLKDRKYKESHITLKDKFLDGKIAELANEFEETDGVDDRIERFKIINEKVRANNEALIHKITSKVAQNTMISNFSIRPMYPLKNAAPVASFGDHRIYSYKGKIVSDAYHMGLDLASVQMGQITTQNPGHVVFANYNGLYGNNPIIDHGLGLYTLYGHCSSLSVNEGDNVKVGDEIAKTGMTGYAMGDHLHFGVLVQGIEVRPEEWMDKHWMKVNIEDIIAEAKKIIDRQ, from the coding sequence ATGAGAAAAAAAAGAGATTCATCATCACTGTTAGTCCTGATATTTTTTATATCTATCATAGGCGGAGCAATATTTATATTCAACTCATCGATGTTTGAGAGGAATGCTCCTGTAGTCAAGTTGGATAATGATAAATATTGGAACCTGAAAGATCCTTTACATGTAAGCATAAATGATGATACGGGAGTAGTGTCATATAATATCACTCTTCAGGTAGATGATAAGACTTTTAACATAGCGGATGAAAAGTTTATCTCAAAAGAAAATAACATCTCTGTAGAAGTAAAAGCCCCTAAACAGTTGTATAGAATAAAAACAAACCGTGCGAAACTTATTATAAAAGCAAGAGATGCGAGTAAATGGGACTTTTTTAAAGGCAATGAGATCGTAAAAGAGTTTAATTTCATAGTCGATTCAAAAAGACCTGAACTAGTAAGTCTGGCAAACTCTTATGCTATTCAAAAAGGCGGTAGTGCAGTCGTTATATTTAAAGCTGCTGATGAACATCTAAAAAGCATTAAGATAGCAACAAACTTCGGTAAAGATTTCTTGGCACAGCCTTTTTACAAAGAGGGTTACTATATCTCGCTTATCGCATGGCCGATAAAACAAAGCAGTTTCAGAGCGACGATAGTCGTAGAGGATATGGCAGGAAACATCTCTCAAGAGTATGTTAGACTTTATCTGAAAGACAGAAAGTATAAAGAATCGCATATCACGCTTAAAGATAAGTTCTTAGACGGCAAGATCGCAGAACTAGCTAACGAGTTTGAAGAGACTGACGGAGTTGATGACAGAATCGAGAGATTTAAGATCATCAATGAAAAAGTACGTGCCAACAATGAAGCTTTAATCCATAAGATAACATCAAAAGTAGCACAGAATACGATGATCTCCAACTTTAGTATCAGACCTATGTATCCGCTTAAAAATGCTGCTCCTGTTGCAAGCTTCGGGGATCACAGGATCTATTCATACAAAGGTAAAATCGTCAGTGATGCCTATCATATGGGACTTGACCTTGCAAGTGTACAGATGGGACAGATCACGACTCAAAATCCGGGTCATGTCGTGTTTGCAAACTATAACGGTCTTTACGGGAATAATCCTATAATCGATCACGGACTAGGACTTTATACACTTTATGGACACTGCTCTAGCTTGTCTGTAAACGAGGGTGATAATGTAAAAGTAGGTGATGAGATAGCAAAAACAGGTATGACAGGTTATGCTATGGGCGATCACTTACATTTCGGTGTGCTGGTACAAGGCATCGAAGTCCGTCCTGAAGAGTGGATGGACAAGCACTGGATGAAGGTAAATATAGAAGATATTATTGCCGAAGCAAAGAAGATCATAGACAGACAATAG
- the nadA gene encoding quinolinate synthase NadA, producing MNYTTEELKQKIKELKEKLSVTVVAHFYQRDEVFEMADIVGDSLELAKKTQADDAEFVLFCGVGFMGQSVKVLSPEKRVVMPKVACCAMARMIDTLYFDESVAFLEKNGIKKEDVLPITYINSNADVKAKVGQMGGMVCTSANAKTIITNALKEGKKILFVPDRCLGQNIANQMGLQSMVIGLGGDPKEADIICYDGFCSVHQLFSVEDIEFYRKKYPGILIAVHPECDPAICDKADFVGSTSQLIKYITELPEDQKVAVGTEFNMVNRLRPKNTYVLSSTKPECPTMNETTLEDVYLTLKSIEDGAPINEIFVDEDTQYWAKVALERMMAL from the coding sequence TTGAACTATACTACTGAAGAATTAAAACAGAAGATAAAAGAGTTAAAAGAGAAACTAAGCGTTACCGTCGTTGCCCATTTTTACCAAAGAGATGAAGTTTTTGAGATGGCGGATATCGTGGGAGATTCCCTTGAACTTGCGAAAAAGACACAAGCGGACGATGCAGAGTTCGTACTTTTTTGCGGAGTCGGTTTTATGGGACAAAGTGTTAAGGTACTCAGTCCTGAAAAGCGTGTCGTTATGCCAAAAGTGGCATGTTGTGCGATGGCTAGAATGATCGATACGCTTTATTTTGATGAATCTGTTGCATTTTTAGAGAAGAACGGGATCAAAAAAGAGGATGTACTGCCGATCACATACATCAATTCAAATGCCGATGTAAAAGCAAAAGTAGGTCAGATGGGCGGAATGGTCTGTACCAGTGCAAATGCAAAGACGATCATCACAAACGCTTTAAAAGAGGGGAAAAAGATACTTTTCGTACCTGACAGATGTCTGGGACAGAACATCGCTAACCAGATGGGACTTCAATCGATGGTAATCGGTCTTGGAGGCGATCCAAAAGAGGCGGACATCATCTGTTATGACGGTTTTTGTTCGGTTCATCAGCTCTTCAGCGTCGAAGATATCGAGTTTTACCGTAAAAAGTACCCGGGTATTTTAATAGCCGTACACCCTGAATGCGACCCGGCAATCTGTGACAAAGCAGATTTCGTCGGTTCTACTTCTCAGCTGATAAAATATATAACAGAACTGCCGGAAGATCAAAAAGTAGCTGTGGGAACAGAGTTCAACATGGTCAACCGTCTGCGTCCGAAAAATACTTATGTCCTTTCATCTACAAAACCGGAATGTCCTACTATGAACGAAACGACTTTAGAAGATGTGTACCTGACACTGAAATCGATCGAAGACGGTGCACCGATCAATGAGATATTTGTCGATGAAGACACGCAGTACTGGGCGAAAGTCGCACTAGAAAGAATGATGGCATTATGA